A stretch of the Massilia sp. W12 genome encodes the following:
- a CDS encoding LytTR family DNA-binding domain-containing protein, with amino-acid sequence MPTAIIADDERMMRDQLRLRLSQVWPELEIIGEAKNGEEAVALTQSLRPDFTFLDIRMPGKTGLEAAAEIGNLSHTVFITAYNQYAVEAFERGAIDYILKPAEVERLKTTCERLKARLNNPAADHAGPASPAATAAQANPDLSAVVAELAKQMGMMAPKKQHLQWIQASIGQDLRMIPVEEILYFRSDEKYTCVRTKGYEALIRKPVRDLAEELDPDLFWQIHRSTLVNVNAIEGVTRDLRGRHLVMVKHTGDKLEVSRSYLHLFKQM; translated from the coding sequence ATGCCTACTGCAATCATCGCTGATGATGAACGAATGATGCGCGATCAACTGCGCCTGCGTCTGTCCCAGGTCTGGCCTGAACTGGAAATTATCGGCGAAGCCAAAAACGGGGAGGAGGCCGTCGCGCTGACGCAAAGCCTGCGCCCTGATTTCACCTTTCTCGATATCCGCATGCCGGGCAAGACCGGACTGGAAGCTGCCGCCGAAATCGGCAATCTCAGCCACACCGTCTTTATCACCGCCTACAATCAGTATGCGGTGGAAGCATTTGAACGGGGCGCAATTGACTATATTTTGAAGCCGGCGGAAGTCGAGCGTTTGAAAACCACTTGCGAACGCCTCAAAGCGCGCCTGAACAATCCCGCCGCCGACCACGCCGGCCCCGCCTCGCCTGCCGCAACTGCAGCGCAAGCCAATCCCGATTTGAGCGCAGTGGTGGCCGAGCTGGCCAAGCAAATGGGCATGATGGCGCCGAAGAAACAGCATTTGCAATGGATTCAAGCCAGCATCGGCCAGGATTTGCGCATGATTCCGGTGGAAGAGATTTTGTATTTCCGCTCAGATGAAAAATACACTTGCGTGCGCACCAAGGGCTATGAAGCGCTGATCCGCAAGCCGGTGCGCGATCTGGCCGAGGAACTCGACCCTGATCTGTTCTGGCAAATCCACCGCTCCACCCTGGTGAATGTGAATGCGATTGAAGGCGTGACACGCGATTTACGCGGCCGCCATCTGGTGATGGTTAAACACACTGGCGACAAGCTGGAAGTCAGCCGCAGTTATTTGCATTTGTTTAAGCAGATGTAA